A portion of the Streptomyces platensis genome contains these proteins:
- a CDS encoding DUF6461 domain-containing protein, with amino-acid sequence MTDTTPLCWIGDTYEVHCLVLAQHVTGRELLMRLGGDSADMFIPQDEKEANQFLWAGMEDYWPWGAARVGEAGSWGFSLEPASIWGSNSARLEQASWGTQATCCFTADGTECVEYWRDGVLVTGVDTAAPHEQTRKDGADRTSWWSRWNALAFSAWAAALTAPAWLCSMK; translated from the coding sequence GTGACCGACACCACACCGCTGTGCTGGATCGGCGACACATACGAGGTGCACTGCCTAGTGCTCGCGCAGCATGTGACGGGCCGCGAGCTCTTAATGCGGCTGGGAGGCGATTCTGCGGACATGTTCATTCCGCAGGACGAGAAAGAGGCGAACCAATTCCTGTGGGCGGGCATGGAGGACTACTGGCCCTGGGGTGCCGCACGAGTTGGTGAGGCCGGATCCTGGGGCTTCTCGCTGGAGCCGGCCAGTATCTGGGGAAGCAACTCGGCGCGGCTGGAGCAGGCATCGTGGGGGACGCAGGCGACGTGCTGCTTCACGGCAGATGGCACGGAATGCGTCGAGTACTGGCGAGACGGCGTGCTTGTCACGGGGGTCGACACCGCGGCGCCTCATGAGCAGACCCGCAAAGACGGTGCCGATCGGACTTCCTGGTGGAGCAGATGGAACGCGTTGGCCTTCTCGGCGTGGGCGGCCGCGCTCACCGCCCCGGCCTGGCTCTGCTCCATGAAGTGA